One Bdellovibrio bacteriovorus str. Tiberius DNA segment encodes these proteins:
- a CDS encoding polyamine ABC transporter substrate-binding protein, producing the protein MSRILMAGLALCGLLAGCTKKSAEVSEAKEVNLSIWGNYLSPELQAQFEKETGIKINISNYSSNEELLAKVQMGSSGIDVAVPSDYMVEVMSKMNLLETLKQDQISNKTLIDPQFLKQNYDPENKFSLPYIWTTAGIAVNRDLYKGPIKSWKDLLENPQLKGKFALLDDVRETLGAALKMNGFSVNSTNPEEIKKAKDTLLKAKKNVKMFASDTIDILNNKEVAAAQTYSSDALQAADKSPGKIEYIIPTEGGTFTIDNLVIIKGAKHPEAAHKLINFLLSEQAEINRVKTILGGPVLKNTKASLPKEMQNNSALFPDEATLKKLERIQDQGEKNKLFEDSWTEIKTH; encoded by the coding sequence ATGTCGAGAATATTGATGGCCGGCCTGGCTCTTTGTGGGTTGCTGGCGGGATGTACAAAAAAGTCTGCTGAAGTTTCTGAAGCCAAAGAAGTCAACCTGTCCATCTGGGGCAACTATCTTTCCCCGGAACTGCAGGCTCAGTTCGAGAAAGAAACCGGCATCAAGATCAATATCTCCAACTATTCCTCGAATGAAGAACTGCTGGCAAAAGTTCAGATGGGGTCTTCCGGCATCGACGTGGCCGTGCCTTCCGACTATATGGTTGAAGTCATGTCCAAAATGAATCTGCTGGAAACACTGAAGCAAGATCAGATTTCAAACAAAACCCTGATTGATCCTCAGTTCCTGAAACAGAACTACGATCCCGAGAACAAGTTTTCGTTACCGTACATCTGGACAACTGCGGGTATCGCCGTGAACCGCGATCTTTACAAAGGCCCGATCAAAAGCTGGAAAGATCTTCTGGAAAACCCACAGCTGAAAGGCAAATTCGCCCTTTTGGATGACGTGCGCGAAACCCTGGGCGCCGCCCTGAAAATGAACGGCTTCAGCGTGAACAGCACCAACCCTGAAGAAATCAAAAAAGCCAAAGACACACTGCTGAAGGCAAAAAAGAACGTAAAAATGTTCGCCTCTGACACCATCGACATCCTGAACAACAAGGAAGTCGCTGCCGCCCAGACCTATTCCTCGGACGCCCTTCAAGCCGCAGACAAGTCCCCAGGCAAAATCGAATACATCATCCCTACCGAAGGCGGAACCTTCACCATCGACAACCTGGTCATCATCAAAGGCGCCAAACACCCCGAAGCCGCCCACAAGCTGATCAACTTCCTGCTAAGTGAACAGGCAGAAATCAACCGAGTAAAAACAATCTTGGGCGGTCCTGTCCTGAAAAACACCAAAGCATCCCTGCCAAAAGAAATGCAAAACAACAGCGCACTGTTCCCGGATGAAGCGACTCTAAAAAAACTAGAACGAATCCAGGACCAAGGCGAGAAAAACAAGCTCTTCGAAGACTCTTGGACAGAAATTAAAACTCACTGA
- a CDS encoding TIGR02147 family protein, whose product MNTKNFVDVLKDHYKEKRAGDRHFSQRAYARYIGIDDSRLSKILRGKRPIHPELVEAIGRKIQLSDQAIEAFKKAELQKYRRHTRRAKNNMVKLQKIPLETFKIISDPQHYHILELLKLKSFQPDVQWVAVVMGIPVSQAQECIDRLQAVGLLRIENDGTWIDISDGFTTDILSDVAASEAHRRFQKAVLLRSVQALQDLSLGHRDQSSILVATDSRKLHEAKQMIKAFRRKLGLFLSESETKDQVFQLSLSLYPLNKEE is encoded by the coding sequence ATGAACACCAAAAACTTTGTCGATGTCCTGAAAGATCACTACAAAGAAAAACGCGCCGGTGACCGTCATTTTTCCCAGCGGGCTTACGCGCGTTATATCGGGATTGATGACTCCCGCCTGTCAAAAATCCTGCGCGGCAAACGTCCCATCCATCCCGAACTGGTCGAAGCGATCGGGCGCAAGATTCAACTGAGCGACCAGGCCATTGAAGCTTTCAAAAAAGCCGAGTTGCAGAAATACCGACGCCACACCCGGCGCGCGAAAAACAATATGGTGAAGCTTCAGAAGATCCCTCTGGAGACTTTTAAGATCATCTCCGATCCCCAGCACTATCACATTTTGGAGCTATTAAAGCTGAAAAGCTTTCAGCCGGATGTGCAATGGGTGGCTGTGGTGATGGGGATCCCGGTTTCTCAGGCGCAGGAGTGTATTGACCGGTTGCAGGCCGTGGGCTTGCTGCGGATAGAAAACGATGGCACCTGGATCGACATCTCGGACGGATTCACCACGGATATTTTAAGTGATGTGGCGGCGTCCGAAGCGCACCGCCGTTTTCAGAAGGCGGTGTTGTTGCGTTCTGTACAGGCCTTGCAGGACCTGTCACTGGGGCATCGTGATCAGTCTTCGATTCTGGTGGCAACAGATTCGCGCAAATTGCACGAAGCCAAACAAATGATCAAAGCATTCCGGCGCAAGCTGGGTCTTTTTCTGTCCGAAAGCGAAACCAAGGATCAGGTGTTTCAGTTGAGCCTGTCGTTATATCCGCTGAACAAGGAGGAATAG
- a CDS encoding cytochrome b/b6 domain-containing protein, giving the protein MNNYSFKKYQPLSLRLWHWFNALVILGLLGTAFLRKSFLSWRTNAALIESKMQEAGAAITPDLAKDIAIGIRTPMWDWHYVLGFTLGGLMLVRVLVGIFAVKKCPATHAAQSAWNLRKVPAGQKANALHYTIVKTGYALFYLVTVFMVVSGVVMYFKTELGISKEALNPVKEFHELMMWFFTAFVVGHILGLVIAENRQDKGLVSDMIHGGPKD; this is encoded by the coding sequence ATGAATAACTACAGCTTCAAAAAGTATCAGCCATTAAGTTTGCGTCTTTGGCACTGGTTCAATGCTCTGGTGATTCTGGGGCTTTTGGGGACCGCATTTTTGCGCAAATCCTTTCTTAGCTGGCGCACGAACGCCGCTTTAATCGAAAGTAAAATGCAGGAGGCAGGCGCCGCCATCACGCCGGATCTGGCCAAGGATATCGCCATTGGCATTCGCACGCCTATGTGGGACTGGCACTATGTGCTGGGATTCACTTTGGGGGGGCTGATGCTGGTGCGGGTGTTGGTGGGAATTTTTGCGGTTAAAAAATGCCCGGCTACGCATGCGGCGCAAAGCGCCTGGAATCTGCGTAAAGTCCCGGCAGGGCAGAAGGCCAATGCACTTCACTATACGATTGTTAAGACGGGTTATGCGCTGTTTTATCTGGTCACCGTTTTTATGGTGGTGTCTGGTGTGGTGATGTATTTTAAAACCGAGCTGGGTATCAGCAAAGAAGCTCTGAATCCGGTTAAAGAATTCCACGAACTGATGATGTGGTTCTTTACTGCATTTGTTGTTGGGCATATTCTGGGTTTGGTCATCGCGGAAAACCGTCAGGACAAGGGACTGGTTTCAGATATGATTCATGGTGGTCCGAAAGACTGA
- a CDS encoding ABC transporter ATP-binding protein: MLELLNIGKSFSSQTALKGINLSIGEGEFFSLLGPSGCGKTTLLRIIAGLEGATSGQILLDGQRVDHLPAQKRPFNMVFQRYALFPHMTVGENIAYGLRLKGLGKDQIEAKVAEVLALVDMGEFRDRKPETLSGGQSQRVAVARALVNEPRVLLLDEPLSALDYRMREHMQKELRALQQKLGLTFICVTHDQEEALALSDRIGIMSRGVLEQVSSPREIYENPETIFASQFVESTSLLRGELVEVSEDLATIRLGDGSLIKGKINVPPDQIRLGMSIEAYVRRAMVFGEREK, translated from the coding sequence ATGTTGGAACTTCTGAATATCGGCAAGAGTTTTTCCAGTCAAACGGCCCTGAAGGGAATCAACCTTTCCATTGGGGAAGGGGAGTTCTTTTCTCTGTTGGGTCCAAGTGGATGTGGAAAGACAACACTTCTTCGTATCATTGCCGGTCTTGAAGGCGCCACTTCCGGGCAGATTCTGCTGGATGGTCAGCGCGTGGATCATCTTCCCGCTCAAAAACGTCCCTTTAACATGGTCTTTCAGCGCTATGCTCTTTTCCCGCACATGACGGTGGGGGAAAACATCGCCTATGGTCTGCGCCTGAAAGGTTTGGGTAAAGATCAGATCGAGGCCAAGGTGGCTGAAGTGCTGGCCTTGGTGGACATGGGTGAATTCCGTGACCGCAAGCCTGAAACGTTGTCCGGCGGGCAGTCCCAGCGTGTGGCCGTGGCCCGAGCTTTGGTGAATGAACCCCGCGTGCTTTTGCTGGATGAACCTTTGTCGGCGCTGGATTACCGCATGCGTGAACACATGCAAAAGGAACTGCGCGCTTTGCAACAAAAGCTGGGTTTGACCTTCATCTGTGTGACCCACGATCAGGAAGAAGCTTTGGCGCTGTCCGACCGTATCGGCATCATGAGCCGTGGGGTTTTGGAACAAGTCAGTTCACCGCGCGAGATTTACGAAAATCCTGAAACCATCTTTGCCTCTCAATTTGTGGAATCCACCAGCTTGTTGCGCGGGGAACTGGTGGAGGTCAGTGAGGATCTGGCCACCATTCGTCTGGGTGATGGCAGTCTTATCAAAGGTAAAATCAACGTGCCACCGGATCAGATCCGTCTGGGCATGAGCATCGAAGCCTACGTTCGCCGTGCCATGGTCTTTGGCGAGCGTGAAAAGTGA
- a CDS encoding ABC-F family ATP-binding cassette domain-containing protein, with the protein MIHLSNITKQQGNKVLYRNGSFQINAGEKIGLVGPNGAGKTTIFRIIMGEEGIDGGTISKSDRTVIGYFSQNIEEMKGKSAIEEVKSAVGNIGDMQVRMQECEAKLADPDLDPDEMMKILEVYGELQGEFERLGGYDLESRAAEILTGLGIGPDDYHRPSESFSGGWKMRIALAKILALNPEVLLMDEPTNHLDVESIVWLEEWLVNFKGAILMTSHDRDFMNRLVGKIVEIANKTITVYGGNYDFYEKERDIRKEQLIAAAKRQEDMLAKEEEFIARFAARASHAAQVQSRVKKLEKIDRIEVPDEEAEIKFEWPVPARGGDEVVKLEGLSKIWTRDDGKEKLVFSGANALVKRQDRIAVVGVNGAGKSTLLKIIAGHAEATEGKMTLGASISLGYFSQNSLDVLDPKMTIVDEVHSRIPNAGMGTVRSLLGAFKFSGEEAEKKISILSGGEKSRVVLACILAQPVNLLILDEPTNHLDIKSRELLLDAIKNFPGTVMIVSHDRHFLREVTTRVFEVDKNQIRIYDGDYEYYHHKKQQEQMA; encoded by the coding sequence ATGATTCATTTATCAAATATCACCAAGCAGCAGGGTAACAAAGTCCTCTATCGCAACGGATCTTTCCAGATCAATGCCGGAGAGAAAATCGGTCTGGTCGGCCCCAACGGCGCCGGTAAAACCACCATCTTCCGCATCATTATGGGCGAAGAGGGCATCGACGGCGGCACTATTTCCAAATCGGATCGCACTGTGATCGGTTACTTCTCCCAGAACATCGAAGAGATGAAGGGGAAGTCCGCTATCGAAGAAGTCAAATCTGCGGTGGGCAACATCGGCGACATGCAAGTGCGCATGCAGGAATGTGAAGCCAAGCTTGCGGACCCGGATTTGGATCCGGATGAAATGATGAAGATTCTGGAGGTCTACGGTGAACTGCAGGGCGAATTCGAACGCCTGGGTGGTTATGACCTTGAATCCCGCGCTGCGGAAATCCTGACCGGTCTTGGTATCGGTCCGGATGATTATCATCGCCCCAGCGAAAGCTTCTCGGGCGGTTGGAAAATGCGTATTGCTTTGGCAAAGATCTTGGCATTGAACCCAGAAGTTTTGCTGATGGATGAGCCGACGAATCACTTGGACGTGGAATCCATCGTCTGGCTGGAAGAGTGGCTGGTGAACTTCAAGGGCGCGATCCTGATGACAAGTCACGATCGTGACTTCATGAACCGCCTGGTTGGCAAGATCGTCGAGATCGCCAATAAAACCATTACGGTTTACGGTGGCAACTATGACTTCTACGAAAAAGAGCGGGACATCAGAAAAGAACAGCTGATTGCTGCAGCAAAACGTCAAGAGGACATGCTGGCAAAGGAAGAGGAATTCATTGCCCGCTTTGCGGCCCGTGCTTCCCACGCAGCGCAAGTGCAGTCCCGTGTGAAGAAACTTGAAAAAATCGATCGTATTGAAGTTCCGGATGAGGAAGCTGAAATCAAGTTTGAATGGCCGGTGCCTGCGCGTGGCGGGGATGAGGTTGTGAAGCTGGAAGGCCTTTCCAAAATCTGGACACGTGATGACGGCAAGGAAAAGCTTGTCTTTTCTGGTGCCAATGCGCTGGTGAAACGTCAGGACCGTATTGCGGTTGTAGGTGTGAACGGTGCGGGTAAATCCACATTGCTTAAAATCATCGCGGGTCACGCTGAAGCCACCGAAGGAAAAATGACTTTGGGTGCTTCTATCAGTCTGGGGTACTTCTCTCAGAATTCTTTGGATGTTCTTGATCCGAAAATGACAATTGTTGACGAGGTTCACTCTCGCATTCCGAATGCCGGGATGGGCACGGTGCGAAGCCTGCTGGGTGCTTTCAAATTCTCGGGTGAAGAAGCCGAGAAAAAGATCTCGATCCTGTCGGGTGGTGAAAAGTCCCGTGTGGTTCTGGCCTGCATTCTGGCGCAGCCGGTGAATTTGCTGATTCTGGATGAGCCGACGAATCACTTGGACATCAAATCCCGTGAATTGCTTCTTGATGCGATCAAGAACTTCCCGGGCACAGTGATGATCGTATCGCATGATCGTCACTTCCTGCGCGAAGTGACCACCCGAGTGTTTGAAGTCGACAAGAATCAGATTCGCATCTATGACGGCGACTACGAATACTATCACCACAAAAAACAGCAAGAGCAGATGGCTTAA
- a CDS encoding ABC transporter permease codes for MPAIERSRPQAPRLAKIVLWVTLLLLHTPILVMILGALIEKTPDSWSWTLRWFSEVVNDQALMDALQNSVLVGVTASLLSTVIGTSAAVGLHRSAGGWRWAVEGLSVVSLVFPEIVFALSLLSLFFILQFELGLTTVVIAHVSFSISYVMMTVGARLATMDRSLEDAARDLGATEWQTYRSVVFPLLVPSIIGGGALSFLLSFDDFLITYFVNGVGQDTLPVKLYTAMKLGVSPKLNALSSLMFVMTLLALIFFFRSSAFRVFFEARGKHESKSEKENP; via the coding sequence GTGCCCGCGATTGAACGAAGCCGTCCTCAGGCGCCCAGACTGGCGAAAATCGTTTTGTGGGTGACGCTGCTTTTGCTGCACACACCGATTCTGGTCATGATTCTGGGGGCGCTGATTGAAAAGACGCCGGATTCCTGGAGCTGGACACTGCGCTGGTTTAGCGAAGTCGTCAATGATCAGGCCTTGATGGATGCCTTGCAGAACAGCGTGCTGGTCGGTGTGACAGCAAGTCTGCTTTCAACGGTGATTGGCACCAGTGCCGCGGTGGGGTTGCACCGTTCAGCGGGGGGCTGGCGCTGGGCAGTCGAAGGATTGTCGGTGGTTTCGCTGGTATTTCCTGAAATCGTTTTTGCGCTTTCATTGTTGTCGTTGTTCTTTATTTTGCAGTTTGAGCTGGGGCTGACAACGGTGGTGATTGCCCATGTCAGTTTCAGTATTTCCTATGTGATGATGACGGTCGGGGCACGGCTTGCGACAATGGATCGCAGCCTTGAAGACGCCGCCCGCGATCTCGGGGCCACCGAGTGGCAGACCTATCGTTCGGTGGTGTTTCCGTTGCTGGTGCCGTCGATCATCGGCGGCGGGGCTTTAAGTTTTCTGTTGTCGTTTGATGACTTCCTGATCACGTATTTTGTGAATGGAGTGGGGCAGGACACGCTGCCCGTCAAGCTTTACACGGCAATGAAACTGGGGGTCAGCCCCAAGCTGAATGCGCTTTCCAGCCTGATGTTTGTTATGACTTTGCTGGCGCTGATTTTCTTCTTCCGTTCTTCCGCGTTCCGTGTTTTCTTTGAAGCGCGGGGGAAGCATGAATCCAAATCAGAAAAAGAAAATCCTTAG
- a CDS encoding alpha/beta hydrolase: MTGKILDLKSFKIPLGKLSPLETFRTRQGDVLSYRVYPAWSDNLIVLYHGVGSDSRYMCVLASAMAQAGLGTVVTPDLRGHGASLNAADPQSQHQFEIDLEELVIHIKMTRAVSRIVLAGHSLGGGFVLRVAVSDIRKQFAKFLAISPYLPPSLNVFREDFGGWISPDGNGGFKVNMPAEFISGQEKLTYSAAYLAAVTPSENIMADLQKMQPPVQVVVADQDELIIPQRHVDLFTEAGANIRRVEGLNHLTIVSKPDVWLSQISL, from the coding sequence ATGACTGGCAAAATCCTGGATCTGAAAAGTTTCAAAATCCCGCTGGGAAAACTGTCCCCGCTTGAAACTTTTCGCACCCGCCAGGGGGATGTTCTGTCTTATCGTGTTTACCCCGCATGGTCGGACAATTTGATTGTTCTGTATCATGGGGTGGGCAGTGACAGCAGGTACATGTGTGTACTGGCTTCCGCCATGGCCCAAGCTGGCCTTGGAACCGTTGTGACCCCGGATCTGCGCGGTCACGGTGCCAGCTTGAATGCGGCAGATCCCCAATCGCAGCATCAATTTGAAATCGATCTTGAAGAGCTTGTCATTCACATTAAAATGACCCGCGCGGTTTCGCGCATAGTACTGGCCGGGCACTCGTTGGGTGGCGGCTTCGTATTGCGTGTGGCGGTGTCTGACATCCGCAAGCAGTTCGCCAAATTCCTGGCGATCTCGCCGTATCTGCCGCCCAGCTTGAATGTTTTCCGTGAGGACTTCGGCGGATGGATTTCACCTGATGGCAATGGCGGTTTTAAAGTCAACATGCCAGCGGAATTCATCAGTGGTCAGGAAAAGCTGACTTACAGTGCGGCTTATCTGGCGGCAGTGACGCCGTCGGAAAATATCATGGCGGATCTTCAGAAGATGCAGCCACCGGTGCAAGTCGTGGTGGCCGATCAGGATGAACTCATCATCCCGCAGCGCCATGTGGATCTTTTTACTGAGGCCGGAGCGAACATTCGTAGGGTGGAAGGCTTAAATCACCTCACAATTGTCTCGAAACCGGATGTCTGGCTGTCACAAATTTCACTTTGA
- a CDS encoding DEAD/DEAH box helicase has translation MAAMADMGFTTPTPIQRQALPILLAGANDFIGLASTGTGKTAAFGIPLIENIDSTTKDTQALVLSPTRELALQVAEQLTLLGKKKGVRVVTIYGGASYRTQIDGVKRGAHIVVATPGRLVDFLEQKMIKLQSVKTVVLDEADEMLSMGFKEALETILSATQPEDSDSVRAACRTWLFSATMSSEVRRLTSTYLENPETVSVNKVGGTADTIEQIYYTVKNSYKTEVIARLLQTAPEFYGIIFCQTKMEVAELADILTQRGFPADSLHGDKSQQEREATLKKFKQRQVKVIVATDVAARGLDIKDLTHVVNHSLPWDSESYVHRIGRTGRNGQKGTAITLVNPEQLTLLRRVMQNTKAVLTKGVVPSADEVAGLKIKDVMDKVSTMDAESVPLQLAMDLIQDLIQAEDINFKELSKEELLGRFIAAYFPNVFVKKDLMLDYMGDRVPRELLPRDPNDNRFSRGRGGDRRDDRDDSRARRPFGGGRGASAPARGFRSEGARAEFNGGEVRAERTERPVFRDRPERTERPERSERAERAERSERSYRASGNSDSRPPRAERSERSERPQRSETDRPERRGDHPGIKRFRGPKRQFRD, from the coding sequence ATGGCTGCGATGGCAGACATGGGCTTCACCACTCCAACTCCGATCCAGCGTCAGGCTTTGCCGATTCTGCTGGCTGGTGCCAATGACTTTATCGGTCTGGCATCCACTGGTACGGGTAAAACCGCTGCCTTCGGTATCCCGCTGATTGAAAACATCGACAGCACCACCAAAGACACTCAGGCTCTTGTCCTGAGCCCAACGCGTGAGCTGGCTCTGCAAGTGGCAGAACAGCTGACTTTGCTGGGTAAGAAAAAAGGCGTTCGCGTAGTAACCATCTACGGTGGCGCTTCTTACCGCACACAGATCGACGGTGTTAAACGTGGCGCGCACATTGTTGTGGCGACTCCGGGCCGTCTGGTTGATTTCCTTGAACAGAAAATGATCAAACTTCAGAGCGTTAAAACTGTCGTTCTGGATGAAGCTGACGAAATGCTTTCCATGGGTTTCAAAGAAGCTCTGGAAACAATTCTTTCTGCAACTCAGCCGGAAGATTCTGACTCTGTACGTGCGGCTTGCCGTACGTGGTTGTTCTCTGCAACCATGTCTTCTGAAGTTCGTCGTTTGACTTCCACTTACCTTGAAAACCCTGAAACTGTATCTGTGAACAAAGTGGGCGGCACTGCTGACACTATCGAGCAGATCTACTACACAGTTAAAAACTCCTACAAAACAGAAGTGATTGCACGCTTGCTGCAAACTGCTCCGGAATTCTATGGCATCATTTTCTGCCAGACGAAAATGGAAGTGGCAGAGCTTGCTGACATTCTGACCCAGCGTGGATTCCCGGCGGATTCTCTGCACGGTGACAAGTCCCAGCAGGAACGTGAAGCGACTTTGAAGAAATTCAAACAGCGTCAGGTGAAAGTGATCGTGGCAACAGACGTTGCTGCCCGCGGTCTGGACATCAAGGATCTGACTCACGTTGTGAATCACTCTTTGCCTTGGGATTCTGAATCTTACGTTCACCGTATCGGCCGTACCGGTCGTAATGGTCAAAAAGGAACTGCAATCACTTTGGTGAATCCAGAGCAACTGACTCTTCTTCGCCGTGTGATGCAAAACACGAAAGCCGTTTTGACCAAAGGTGTTGTTCCTTCTGCTGATGAAGTGGCTGGTCTGAAAATCAAAGACGTTATGGATAAAGTCAGCACAATGGACGCTGAATCCGTGCCATTGCAACTGGCGATGGACCTGATCCAGGATCTGATCCAGGCTGAAGACATCAACTTCAAAGAGCTTTCCAAAGAAGAGCTTCTGGGTCGCTTTATCGCGGCTTACTTCCCGAACGTGTTCGTGAAGAAAGATCTGATGCTGGACTACATGGGCGACCGCGTTCCTCGTGAATTGTTGCCACGTGATCCAAACGACAACCGCTTCTCTCGCGGCCGTGGTGGTGATCGTCGTGATGACCGTGACGATTCCCGTGCCCGCCGTCCATTCGGTGGCGGCCGTGGCGCCAGCGCCCCTGCCCGTGGCTTCCGTTCTGAAGGTGCTCGCGCTGAGTTCAACGGAGGCGAAGTGCGTGCAGAAAGAACTGAAAGACCGGTTTTCCGTGACCGCCCGGAAAGAACTGAACGTCCTGAGCGCAGCGAACGTGCTGAACGCGCAGAGCGTTCCGAGCGTTCTTACCGTGCTTCCGGCAACAGCGACTCTCGTCCGCCTCGCGCTGAACGCAGTGAGCGTTCTGAGCGCCCTCAGCGTTCCGAGACAGACCGTCCAGAGCGTCGTGGTGACCACCCAGGCATCAAACGCTTCCGTGGTCCTAAACGTCAGTTCCGCGACTAA
- a CDS encoding MFS transporter, with amino-acid sequence MNPNQKKKILSWAFYDWANSGYATTVMAAFFPVFLKQYWSVGTDAVVSTARLGVTISVSSLAIALLSPTLGVIADMKGYKKLFCMLFTLIGVVGCAWMGFIPQGDWVSALWAYGITLAAFNAASVFYDSLLPYVAEHKYMDFASSLGYSLGYLGGGVLLLLNVLMALYPLSFGIPDATVATKLSFMIVSVWWLAFSLPLMKNVPEPAGERSVKGIGALTMESLRTLTGTLKALMRERNLFMFMVAYWLYIDGVYTVMTMAVDYGISIGFESKDLIAALLITQFIGFPCAYFFGTLTKRWGAKMPILVCIVVYGVTVIAATQMKTATHFYLLATVIGLVQGGVQSLSRSMFGRMIPKEASGEYFGLFNLVGRFASILGPLVVAAGAMLSGSSRWGMVGLLILFVSGGILLAMVKEPREA; translated from the coding sequence ATGAATCCAAATCAGAAAAAGAAAATCCTTAGCTGGGCCTTTTATGACTGGGCCAACAGTGGTTACGCGACAACTGTTATGGCCGCTTTTTTTCCGGTCTTCTTGAAACAATACTGGAGCGTCGGTACGGACGCCGTTGTTTCCACAGCCCGTTTGGGTGTCACTATTTCCGTTTCAAGTCTGGCCATTGCACTGCTAAGCCCCACTCTGGGGGTGATCGCGGATATGAAAGGCTATAAAAAGCTTTTCTGCATGCTCTTCACTTTGATTGGTGTTGTGGGATGCGCGTGGATGGGGTTCATTCCGCAAGGGGACTGGGTCAGTGCGTTGTGGGCCTATGGTATCACTCTGGCGGCTTTCAATGCAGCCAGCGTCTTTTATGATTCGCTTTTGCCTTACGTGGCTGAACACAAGTACATGGATTTTGCGTCCTCACTCGGATACTCGCTGGGTTATTTGGGGGGCGGGGTGCTGCTGCTGCTGAATGTGCTGATGGCGCTTTATCCTCTAAGTTTTGGTATTCCGGATGCGACCGTGGCGACCAAGCTGTCGTTCATGATTGTGTCGGTATGGTGGCTGGCGTTTTCTTTGCCATTGATGAAGAACGTGCCAGAGCCTGCAGGTGAAAGATCCGTGAAGGGTATCGGAGCATTGACGATGGAAAGCCTGCGCACGTTGACGGGGACCCTGAAAGCCCTGATGAGAGAGCGCAATCTGTTTATGTTCATGGTGGCTTACTGGTTGTATATCGACGGAGTTTACACCGTGATGACCATGGCTGTGGATTATGGAATCTCGATCGGTTTTGAATCCAAGGATTTGATTGCAGCCCTTTTGATCACGCAGTTTATCGGCTTCCCTTGTGCGTATTTCTTTGGGACTTTGACCAAGCGCTGGGGCGCGAAGATGCCTATTTTGGTTTGCATCGTGGTGTACGGAGTGACCGTGATTGCCGCCACCCAGATGAAGACGGCGACGCATTTCTATCTGCTGGCGACCGTGATAGGTCTGGTGCAGGGTGGGGTGCAATCGCTCAGCCGTTCCATGTTTGGTCGTATGATCCCGAAAGAGGCCAGTGGCGAGTACTTTGGGTTGTTCAACCTGGTCGGCCGCTTTGCCTCTATTTTGGGCCCTCTGGTGGTGGCAGCTGGCGCCATGCTTAGCGGCAGCTCCCGCTGGGGCATGGTCGGATTGTTGATCCTATTCGTTTCTGGGGGCATTCTGCTGGCCATGGTGAAAGAGCCTCGCGAAGCTTAA
- a CDS encoding ABC transporter permease: MKLRDLFLLPAGLWFVVFVLLPLIIVGIVSFATRGTYGGIEWSWTIANYVRAFSPTYLGIFAESFRLALITTGICLVLGVMVSWSMATSSTRLRQLYLMAIVLPFLTNLVIRIYAIRLFVGADGPLQAGLTLLGIPFDAFALTQNKWLVLYGMVTTYLPFMVLPLYGAFEKFDFSLVEAAQDLGADVWKILFTVILPNLKKALWAGSLLVFIPSLGEYVIPDLLGGAKNMLYGNLITEQFLKARDWPFGAALSVLMMVLLLVLALVFRMWEARRARD; this comes from the coding sequence GTGAAATTAAGAGATTTGTTCCTTCTGCCGGCGGGGTTGTGGTTTGTGGTCTTTGTGCTGCTGCCGCTGATCATCGTCGGCATTGTGAGTTTCGCCACCCGTGGAACTTACGGTGGTATTGAGTGGTCGTGGACCATAGCGAACTATGTGCGTGCTTTTTCACCGACCTATCTGGGGATTTTTGCTGAAAGCTTCAGGCTGGCCCTGATCACGACCGGGATTTGTCTGGTTTTGGGAGTGATGGTTTCCTGGTCCATGGCGACTTCTTCCACACGTTTGCGCCAGCTTTATCTCATGGCCATCGTCCTGCCGTTTTTGACCAATCTGGTGATTCGTATTTATGCCATCCGTCTTTTTGTCGGAGCCGACGGCCCGTTGCAGGCCGGGCTGACATTGCTGGGAATTCCCTTTGATGCGTTTGCACTGACTCAGAACAAGTGGCTGGTGCTTTACGGGATGGTCACGACTTATTTGCCGTTCATGGTGCTGCCTTTGTACGGCGCTTTTGAAAAGTTTGATTTTTCATTGGTGGAGGCGGCTCAGGATCTGGGTGCCGATGTCTGGAAAATTCTTTTCACGGTGATTTTGCCGAATCTGAAAAAAGCCCTTTGGGCGGGATCTTTGCTGGTGTTCATTCCTTCATTGGGTGAATACGTGATCCCGGATCTTTTGGGTGGCGCCAAGAATATGCTTTATGGAAATCTGATCACCGAGCAATTTTTGAAAGCCCGCGATTGGCCTTTCGGGGCGGCGTTGTCGGTCCTGATGATGGTGCTGTTGCTGGTGCTGGCATTGGTGTTCAGAATGTGGGAGGCGCGCCGTGCCCGCGATTGA